The stretch of DNA GACATCGTGCCAATTATTGCTCGATCTAAAAACGTACTGTTCAGTATCATGTTTTGCTTTTCCCTAGCTAATTTGATAACTTGCTAAGGCAACATAGAAATGCTCcctaaaagaaaagaaaaacacactCTGAGAATAGTGTTTCTAATTCAACATAATACATGCTCTACTTGGGAAGAGTTTTCTCTTGCCATGCCACGCGGGCAACCTTACTCGCGTGACAACCCGGTTAATGAAAAGATGagtattaaatttgaaaatagttTGAAttcattattaaattaaattaggaattatttgataaaataatattattattttaataaaatactcCATTTATCTGTATCTTATAATGTATGCATGTCACTAGTGAAACCAAGTTAAATTCTATTGATTTCTCTGAATTCTTACAACAACCTAATATACGCGTTCCGTACatgcttttattatatatttccTGCTGCTcataaacaatatatatgtctacagataaaatatcaaaagaatctctctctctctctctctctctctctctctctctcgctctctgaTCTGATGTAGCTAGAGCTAGAAAGAAGACAGAAGATCCGGTGTTAATTTACATGTTTGATTGAGGCAACTTGCAGCATTTTTGCTTCTTTAAAAGGGCGAAGAGAGAGCCCATATCCTTCCAAATACTTCTCTCCATTTCCCTGTTACAAAGCAAAAAGGttgatagagagagaaagaaaagggaaagaatgGCGTTGGAAACTGTGGTTTTCCAACAAGATCCTTTCAGCCACAGCTCCAAGGATTTCTACACCTTTGGCTCTGCAGAAGCCTCCTGCTATGGCTACGTCGACGCCTATGACCTCTCCTTTCAAGACCACAAGGCTAACTTCCAACCCCTTCATGAAGACAAATGTTTCAGTGGCTACTGGGACTCTCCTCCCTCTTCTGCGCCACCCATCAACATCAACTCTTCTTCCCAGGAGGAGGTTTTCACCGGCGATGGCTCCCTCGCCGGAAATCACACCCCGGCTGCAGCCCCGGTCTCCGCGTCCAGCCGGCGGAAGAGGCGGCGCATCAAAAGCTTCAAGAACAAGGAGGAAATAGAGAACCAGAGGATGACTCACATTGCCGTCGAGAGAAACCGCCGGAAACAGATGAACGAATACCTCGCCGTCCTCCGGTCGTTGATGCCACCTTCTTACGCCCAAagggtcctctctctctctctctctctctctcccctctctaTGTATCTATTTTATCTCTATCTATAAATTATTTGGCACGATAATCGCATAATTCATTTAAAACCAAttcaatatatttattgtttccAATACCGTGTTTCTTGACAGGGCGATCAGGCATCGATAGTCGGGGGAGCGATAAACTTCGTGAAGGAACTCGAACAACTTCTCCAAGTGCTCGAAGGGCACAAGCAAGTGAAGAAGCAGCGATCCTACGCAGATCATCGTCATCATCACCACCACCACTGTCCCGATCTCTTCTCGAATTTCTTCACCTTCCCGCAGTATTCGACTCGTTCGATGCTGCACAAG from Diospyros lotus cultivar Yz01 chromosome 6, ASM1463336v1, whole genome shotgun sequence encodes:
- the LOC127804115 gene encoding transcription factor bHLH94-like → MALETVVFQQDPFSHSSKDFYTFGSAEASCYGYVDAYDLSFQDHKANFQPLHEDKCFSGYWDSPPSSAPPININSSSQEEVFTGDGSLAGNHTPAAAPVSASSRRKRRRIKSFKNKEEIENQRMTHIAVERNRRKQMNEYLAVLRSLMPPSYAQRGDQASIVGGAINFVKELEQLLQVLEGHKQVKKQRSYADHRHHHHHHCPDLFSNFFTFPQYSTRSMLHKNPDHWMAEKQSTIADIEVSMAESHANIKVLSRKQPKQLFKLVAGFYSLGLSILHLNLTTVDQMILYSFSVKVEEDCQLSTVNEIAATVHEMMGKIQ